TCTCTTCGACCTCGGCAAGGCCTTTCGCCGCAAGCTCTTTCGCCTCCTGCGCCTCCTTCAGGGTCTTCTCGATGAGTTCAGTCCGCTGTCTGAGAAATGCCCTCAAGGGCTTGTTGAGGAATTTGACGAGGATGAAGACGAGAATCGCGAAATTGACGATCTTCCAGAGCCACTCCTTCCATTCTCCGCCATGAGCAGCCTCCTCTGCGCCGAAGGCGAGTCCTGTAAGAGTGAATTGCAAAACAAAGAACGCGAGAGGAACAAGAAATCCACAATGGCGAATCGTGAATCGTGAATCGTGAATGCTCTTCCTCATGCCCCCACCAGCTTTCTCACGATCTCATCCGAAAATTTCTCGACATCGCCGCGCAGACGCTCCCTTGCCTTTTCAGCCTCGGCCTTCAACTCCTGCCTCGCCTTTTCGATAAGATCGGATGCCTGGAGGTTGGCTGCATCGAGGACCTCCTTCTGCCTGTCCAACGCCGCGTTTCTTATCTTCTCAAAGAGCTCCTTTGATTTCGTTCTCGCTGCCTGAAGTTCCCGGTTCATCTGTGACAGGCCTTCTTCCTTTCTGGCGCTCAATTCCTTTGCTGCGGCAAGGGCGCCGCGGGTGGAATCATCTCTTTTTTGGAAGAGCGTGAGAAGAGGCTTAAAGAGTATGATATTGAGAATATACAACAGCGCAAGAAAATTCACGAGCAGGACAAAAAACCAGGCATTCAGTTCGAGCATTTCGGCTTTCTCCTCATCGAATTCTGAGTCTAGGCAGATTATCACAGGAGCAAAAAGGTTGTCAAGGACTTGGGGCTGTCGGCAGATGCGCCAGATGAGAGTCCGTGTCATGCGGAAAACCGCCGTGGGAAGGCATTTCTGGGAAGCGATAACGTCAGCATAATGATTTATTAATTTTTTTAATAGACCCTAACATTGCAAACGATGGCAAGGCAGGCATGGATCGGAGCCCTGTACATGCGATGCGATTCCGGAAATGAGGTGCTTGAGGAGTCCGCCGAAAGATATCCCGTATTGAGTTTACAACGGCAGTCGGCAACAACTAACGGTATCACAATACAAGGCTTCTCACCATACCTGCCTTCCCGAACAAGATAGTTTTATGCAACTGGAAGGTAGACTTGTGCTAGGATAAGGCCGGGATGATCATGTTTTCCGAAAGGCTCAAGGAACTCGAGATGCAGAGACTCCGCAGGTCCGTGAAGGACAGATCGGACGTTCAGAGTTCGCACATATGCCTTGACGGAAGGGAATGCATCAACTTTGGCTCCAACGACTATCTCGGTCTTTCAGGCAATGAGGATCTCTGCCGCGCTGCTGAGGATGCCATGAAGGAATTTGGCTTCGGCAGCGGAGCTTCACGGCTTCTTGCCGGCGGGACCGTCGTTCATGGAAGACTGGAAGAAGAGATCGCCCGTTACAAGGGTTCTGAAGCCGCCCTCCTATTCAATTCCGGCTACAGCGCAAACACCGGCACGATCCCTTCCATCTCCGAAGCGGGTGACGTCATATTCAGCGATGAACTGAACCACGCGAGCATCATTGACGGGTGCCGGTTAAGCAAGGCGGCCACGGTAATTTATCGGCACCGTGATATTGATGATCTCGATGAACTCATGGAGAGGGAAATGCTGAGGAACGGGAAGGGAAAGGCAGGCAGGTTCATCGTAATAACCGACACGGTCTTCAGCATGGATGGTGACATTGCGCCTCTTGATCGGATATCCGAAGTCTGCAGGAGGTACAACGCTGTCCTCTATCTTGACGACGCTCATGGAACGGGCGTACTCGGCAGCGGGAAAGGCGCTCTGTCCCATTTCGGTATCGCTCCTGAGCCCTGGATGATTCAGATGGGAACCTTTTCTAAGGCGCTGGGATCATACGGGGCCTTTGTTGCCGGAACGGAAGACGTGATCCGATGGATAACAAACCGTGCCCGGAGCTTCATGTTTTCGACTGCTCTGCCGGCATGCATTGCCGCAGCATCCCTGAAGGCATTGGAGATTCTGAAAGGCCGTCCCTATTTACGAGAAAGGCTCCTGAGCAACCGTGACAGGCTCTTAAAAGGCCTTAGGGAAGCAGGGTATGTTACCGGGAGTGAGACTCCGATCATCCCCCTGAGACTTGGGGAGATCGACAGGACGATAGCTGCGTCAGAGTATCTCTTCTCCGAGGGAATATATGTTCCCGCTATACGGCCGCCCACGGTGAGGAAGCCGAGACTGAGGATAACGGTCACCGCCTCTCATACCGATGAGGACATCGATCGTCTGCTGGAGGCATTGGGGGAAGCAGGAAAGATGTAGGGACGCCCCCTGCGTGCGCTCTCCCGTTGGTTCACAGAACTGCAGGAAACACATATAAAAAGTTTCAAAATAGAATAGACATAATCAGAAAATCTCCCCTCGCCCCTCTTTTGCAGAGAGGGATTTCCCTCCCTTTGGAAGAGGGAGGTTAGGAGGGATTTTACAAATAGAGTTCATACTATTATGAGTCCATTAATAAAAAAGGCGGGTCAAAAGACCCGCCTTTTTTGCTGCTTGGCGTTACGCTTACGCTTTACGCGTCACGCATTAGAAGCTGAGCTGGATTCCGTGTCTTACCGAGTAGGCATTGCTTGAGCCGTGAACCCCTGTAGGCGTCACGGTGTCAAAGAAGCCTTCGGCAAAGAGGTAGCCGCCCTCGACCCAGTAGGTAAGGTTCCTGTCGATCTTGTACTGCACGTTAGCGTCGAGTTCAAGGCCGATCTTCTTTGACGTACCAGTGGTTGACGTGCCGTTGGCCAGCGCCACCTTATTATCCTTTACAGCATTGAGCCAGTATCCGGACACATTTGCTCTGAGGTCCTTCATAAGGTCGGCGTCTGCAGAGAGCTTAACATACCAGGTGTTGCAGAGGCCGCCGTACTGCTGTCCGCAGGCGTTCACCGTACGGTAGTCATAGACGTAGGTGTAATGCTGGATTGCGCTCTGGCTGGTTACGAATGAGCCTAACTTGTCCTCATGCGTAGTGTCCTTCGGCCCGCTTCCATAGGCAAAGTCGAGGCCGAGCATCACAGGTTCAAGCTTGTAATTGGCGCCGAACAGGAAGGCATAGCCGTTAAACTTCAGGTCGCCGCGCAATGCGGTGGCGGTGTGATCGATCTTCCCGGCCTGCAATTCTCCGTCAGCCTTAAGGCCGAATCCTGAAATGTTCGTGTTGCCCCTCAAGCCGAAGTTCCAGAAATGGATCGGAAAACTAGTAGCGTGCGTGCCTCCCACAGGAGCGCCTGTCTGGTCGTTGACAAAGGTTGCATCGCCGCTCACTGAGCTGTTCTTGTCGAAGTTGTAAACACCGAGTGCCACGTATCCGTCGGCATCGTCACTGAAAGACAAGTTGCCTTCCCTGAACTTGATGGCGAGCAAGCTGATATGGAGCTCCTTCATTGGGTCCGCGAAGACGACGATGGCATCATCGCCGTACTTGGTGTGGTCAAAGAAGAGGGAGTTTCCGAGGGCAAGCGGCATATGGCCGATCTTCACGCCCGCAGGGACCCCGAGGAGACCCGATCCTTTATAGAGGATCCATCCCTGGAGCACGCTGAAGGTACCTCTCTTCGCATCGCCCACATTATAGATACCTGAGGCATTGCTCGAGCCCGTTCCTGGATTATTAGGATCCTTGGTGCTGTTACCCCAGACAAACACATCAGAGGACTTGTTGCCGTCAACGTCGCTACCGGCCTCAACCTGGATAAAGCCCTCGGTGTTCGGTGTCACCTGGGCATCGACGGAGAGCCTGATCCTCGAATCGTAGTACTGCTTGTAGTCACCCAAGTCCTTGTTGAAATCAGTGTTGTTGTTCTGGTAATCACCCCTGAACCTGATCTCACCACCGATCGTGATCTGCGATGCTCCCTTTGCCGTAACAGCCTGGGTCTCAGCCGGGATTTCGGCATGAATGGCAAAGGCGCTGGCTGCAAAGCCGAGTACAAATACGACGCCTAAGATTAATGCTAAATACTTTTTCAATTCCTAACCCTCCTTCTTTCAAGGTTAGTAAGATTTTTCCCCGTAAAACGGGGTTTTTCCTGTCTCATTCGGCATATCCACACTTCTCTGTCTGTCCTTTATCACCTCCCAACCGTAAAATCCGCTTCCTTAAAATGGAAGCCCGTCGCCAATAAAAGCTATAGTATGAGGTATCGCTTCACCAGGCACTCATTTTTATAGGCAATTTATATCATTCTCCGTCTCTCTTTGTCAAGTTTTTTCTGCCTCCACGGCTCGCCTCCGCCAACGCCATCTTTCATAGCAAAAAGAAGGCCAGAAATCTCGGGACAACACCCTCACTCCGCCAAAGCGCACCAATTCTCCATTTTTCGACCAACAATCCCGAATGCCGCTCCGCACCCCGGCAATCTCCATACCTTATCTTTGTGGCAATTTTACAACAGGGTGTGGATTTTAGAGACAATGGCTGGTTCAGTCATAAGTGGCAGATCATACGTTTTTACTTATAAATCAAGGAGGTTACCATCACATTTCACTGGACAACGGACACCCGTCACTCACGGAACGGCTGGTTTAGGCTATACTTAGAGGCGATGAAAATTATTCATAGGACAGTGCTCAAGGAATTGGCGCTCTCCTTTTTACTAAGCCTTATATCCCTGAATTTCTTTCTTCTCATGGAAAAAGTCCTGAGGTTAAGCAGACTCCTTTCCGGCGTCGGCGCCTCCATCTCGGATATGCTGATGATTATTGCCTATATCCAGCCGCAACTGACGACCCTCACCATCCCTATGTCATTACTGCTGTCGGCACTCCTGGTATATGGAAGGCTGAATGCCGACAGCGAACTCACCGCCATGAGGGCAGCGGGCATGTCTTTCAGAGGTATATCTGCTCCCCTCTTTGTCCTCGGCACGGTCTGTTTCTTTCTCAGCCTCCTCGTAAGCTTTTCTTTGAGCCCCTTTTCAGCGCTCCGTCTCAGGGACTCGCTATCGAAGATTATCATGGAGCGCGCTCCTATGGCGATCGAGGCCGGCGTCTTCAACACTGCCTTCAAGGACCTCGTTGTTCTCGTCAGAGAAAAACCCACACCTGACAGACTGCGAGGCATCTTTATTTACGACAGCAGGAACCGGACAGAGCCGAAGGCCCTGACAGCCAGGGAGGGTCGGATATATGCCGACAGCGGCAACAACCTCTCCCTTTATCTCAAGGACGGCTACATCCATATCGGTAAGGCGGAAGGCGCGATAGAGATCTTTTTCGACGGATATAACATCTCGCTGAATCTGTCAACAGAGGGCCCCTTACGAAAGAACAGCGAGATGACCCCCTTCGAACTCCTCAGGGAAGCGAGGGGAAAGGATGGCCGCGACCGCATATCCCTTCTCCTCGAATTTCACCGACGGCTGTCCCTTCCGTTTCTCTGCCTGCTCCTCATATTTCTCGGCCCGCCCCTCGCCTTGATAGCAGGGAAATCAGGCAGGCTTGGGGGGCTGACGATCGGACTTGCCGTCTTCACGGTCTTCTATGTCATCCTCGTGTATGGTGAAAATTTGGTTCGATCGGGGACAGTGCCCCACTATACCGGCGCATGGATGCCTGTTGTCTTACTCGCCATAGCGTCCGTCTGGTCTTTCGGAAGGGCGGCGTCACGATGACGATAATCCAGCGGTACTATCTGAAGGAATTCTTTCGTCTCTTTGCAATCCT
This portion of the Thermodesulfovibrionales bacterium genome encodes:
- a CDS encoding ATP synthase F0 subunit B — protein: MRKSIHDSRFTIRHCGFLVPLAFFVLQFTLTGLAFGAEEAAHGGEWKEWLWKIVNFAILVFILVKFLNKPLRAFLRQRTELIEKTLKEAQEAKELAAKGLAEVEERLKLKEKEIEEILALARQSAKAEEERLIESGEQMKQKILEQAKSNIEFELKLAKESVKAEAVEIAMELAEKKLKGKLAKEEQVRLIEESLRKMEAKN
- a CDS encoding ATP synthase F0 subunit B, with translation MLELNAWFFVLLVNFLALLYILNIILFKPLLTLFQKRDDSTRGALAAAKELSARKEEGLSQMNRELQAARTKSKELFEKIRNAALDRQKEVLDAANLQASDLIEKARQELKAEAEKARERLRGDVEKFSDEIVRKLVGA
- the bioF gene encoding 8-amino-7-oxononanoate synthase, producing the protein MFSERLKELEMQRLRRSVKDRSDVQSSHICLDGRECINFGSNDYLGLSGNEDLCRAAEDAMKEFGFGSGASRLLAGGTVVHGRLEEEIARYKGSEAALLFNSGYSANTGTIPSISEAGDVIFSDELNHASIIDGCRLSKAATVIYRHRDIDDLDELMEREMLRNGKGKAGRFIVITDTVFSMDGDIAPLDRISEVCRRYNAVLYLDDAHGTGVLGSGKGALSHFGIAPEPWMIQMGTFSKALGSYGAFVAGTEDVIRWITNRARSFMFSTALPACIAAASLKALEILKGRPYLRERLLSNRDRLLKGLREAGYVTGSETPIIPLRLGEIDRTIAASEYLFSEGIYVPAIRPPTVRKPRLRITVTASHTDEDIDRLLEALGEAGKM
- a CDS encoding LptF/LptG family permease — encoded protein: MKIIHRTVLKELALSFLLSLISLNFFLLMEKVLRLSRLLSGVGASISDMLMIIAYIQPQLTTLTIPMSLLLSALLVYGRLNADSELTAMRAAGMSFRGISAPLFVLGTVCFFLSLLVSFSLSPFSALRLRDSLSKIIMERAPMAIEAGVFNTAFKDLVVLVREKPTPDRLRGIFIYDSRNRTEPKALTAREGRIYADSGNNLSLYLKDGYIHIGKAEGAIEIFFDGYNISLNLSTEGPLRKNSEMTPFELLREARGKDGRDRISLLLEFHRRLSLPFLCLLLIFLGPPLALIAGKSGRLGGLTIGLAVFTVFYVILVYGENLVRSGTVPHYTGAWMPVVLLAIASVWSFGRAASR